The Quercus robur chromosome 3, dhQueRobu3.1, whole genome shotgun sequence DNA segment AAAGGGGGACCAAAAGACTTCCAGCCCAACCCTGTTGAGCCCAACTTATTTAAAAGACgttcgaggaggaatgtctcctcggacacaCCAAATACGGGCCCAATATGCGCCCCATCCACAGTGAAGAATCATCTCAAACAAATGTGGGTAGTAGGATGAGCTTCATAAAGcaggaagaaggaagaaaatgtAAGACGTCCAAGGGGAAACCACaattgccgcattaaatgcaaggaagctacttttccagtcgcattaatgtggagaagacaggcgaatagtgttacattggccaatgcaactcacagaaagataaggtggatgtccaatgggacaggcactcaagtgaaggtccaaatggttaacaagtgtaagactcttatcaatttaaggaggctatataagagaaggaaatccccatgaagaagggatcGAAAATtggagaagagaaagaagagagcgagagagaggaATGCTGTAGTCTTTAATCATAACAAGAGGTGCACCCATACGTCTCTTCAGACCGAGTATTCCGTGGACATAAAGGAGATAGTCTTACGTTCAGACTGCTGCATGGCATACAATTAACTAACGTTCACTTCGTCcagccctagttctgtaacccactctctacaaattcattgtctagggtcCTTTGGGCCAGATCCACttacttgctgggcctgggccccaaaaactgaccctacaattggcgtcgtctgtggggaaacttgtgtctcgacaagtgaaactgtaagaaatggaaggatcaggtccgcgccaaaccggacgtgcaGATTCCCAACAGCAGGACAATTTTTTGAATCTCGAACGGGAGAAAGATCAAAACAAgcaacgagagggcagtgtgaacacctctcacacaAGCAGGAGCCGCTCGAAAGGGAAAGGTCATGCATCCCATAAGCAAAACGATCGAAAAGCTTTACAGTAAgaaattgatgatttgaagaagaagctgtgCCAAGCGCAGCGAAAATATCCTTCACCTGGCTCGGACACTAGCAGTGATGAGGATAATGAATACAGGTGGAGATCAAGAACCCCTCCAAGCGAGACtttttcctatgaggaagagcgACCTCGCAAATGTGGCCACAAAAGCCCAtcttaccaaggcctggccaacgatgccatgagcaaggccctggatcgcatCTCCCAGTCGCCTTTCACGCGTAGAATAGAGGGGGCAgagcttcctcggcggttccatcaaccaacatttttcatatacaatggtcggactgacccagtagagcatgtaagccaaTTTAACCAGAGGATGGTTGTCCATTCCAGAGACGAtgcgttaatgtgtaaggtgtttccgtCTAGCCTGGGACctatggcgatgagatggtttgatgacCTTAAGCCAAATTCCATAAATTCCTTTAAGCAGCTGACATAGGCTTTTGGTTCCTGCTTCATCACCAGCAgcagagtccctcggcccctagATTCCCTCCTATccttgtccatgcgagaaggagaaacaCTGAAGGCTTATTCAGACAGGTACTGGgaaatgtataatgagatagagggaAACTACGACGATGTCGCCATTAGTACGTTCAAGAGGGGCTTGCCGAcggagcatggcttaaggaaatccctgaCTGGGAAACCGGTCACTAGCATGCGCCAACTCATGGATagaattgacaagtacaaaagggtcgaggaggaccagcagaTGGGGAAGGGTAtagcgaaggttgtccctcaagAAATGAGAGACTTCAGGTCTGACCGCTTTAACAGTAGTAACAGGCCGAGAAGAGACTACGCGGAACAGTCTGGATCCACTGGGGCACAGGCAGTccatgctgtgttccgagaaccattaCACAAGATCCTAGAGAAGGTGAAGTACGAACCATTCTTTCAATGGCCGAGTAGGATGGCAGGTGACCCCTCAAAACGTAACCAGAATCTGTATTGCGCGTACCACCAAGAGCCGGGTCACCTCACTGATGATTGTAGGAATCTGAAAAACCACTTGGACCAGCTAGTCCGAGAGGGGAAGTTGAGACATTTATTACATCACCCTGTGGGATGGCAGGAACAATCAAACAACGAAACCAGACAAAACGTATTGAGGTCGTCcattggcacaataaatgtcatcCTCGCCGCACCTGGAAGGACCGGATCCAATCCTTTCAGAGTAATATCAGTGGGCAGGCTCCCGTCTGAAGCCGATGACAGGGAATCTAAAAGGGCCAGAGCGAGTCCCACGCCCTTAatcggattctcggatgaggacaaACTGGGAACCCTTCAACCCCACGACGACGCCCTAGTCGTCACACTCAGAATTGGGGGTTATGACGTCAAGAGGGTGCTAGTTGACCAAGGCAGCGTCGTGGAAATAATGTATCCCGACTTGTATAAAGGATTGAACCTGAAGCCAGAGGACCTGTCGGCATACGACTCCCCTTTGGTcagttttgaaggaaaaacaGTCACCTCGAAAGGCATGATCAGGCTGCCTGTACAAATAGACTCAAACGTGGTGGAAGTGAACTTCATTGTGGTAGATGCATATTCCCCCTACACAGCTATCGTGGCCCGAccatggcttcatgcactaggggctgtgCCATCAACCCTAcaccaaaaagtgaagtatccgtcaGGAGGTCAAGTCAAAGAAATAATAGGGAACCAAGCGATGGCCAGGCAATGCATGATGTCCGCAATCTCACGACGACCAAATAGTGAACCTTCCACCTCAGCCGAGAACGGTTTATAGCAATTAATGACCCCGGTCCTAGCTTTGAGTGGTGGAGGACCAGCCATGGAGGTGAGTTGTGAGGATCTGGAGAAAGTACTCGTCGGATTAGACCCCGAGaggttttttcaggtcggctcagAATTACCGCCCCAAGAGAAGTCaacactaattgattttctcCGACAGAACGTggacgtattcgcctgggatcCCTACGAGGCCCCTGGGGTTGACTCAGATCTCATCTGCCATCACCTTAATGTTAACCCGGCCATAACGCCTAAGAAGCAGCCTCCTCGGCGACCGTCGAAAGAACATGCAAACGCTGTGAGAGAGGAGGtcacaaaattgaagaaagcaaGGGCTATCAAGGAGGTATTCTACCCCAAATGGTTAGCCAACACGGTcatggtaaaaaagaagaacgggaaatggcgggtctgcgtagacttcatggacttaaacaaggcctgcccaaATGATCCCTTCCCCATGCCACGGATAGACCGATTGGTAGATTCGACCGTCGGACacccccgaatgagttttttggacaccttccagggctaccatcagatacccCTGGCCGTTGAGGACCAAGAAAAAACTACTTTTGTCACCTCCGttggaaattatcattataaggtgatgccctttggcttaaagaatgccgggtcgacctaccaaaggatgatgaccaggatgtttgaacagCAGATGGGAAAGAGCATTGAAgtttatatagatgacatggtggtaaaaagcaaattGGTGGCCGACCACGTTAGAGACCTCGGCGACATCTTTCGAATTCTGAGAAAGTACAAGCTATGACTTAACGcgtccaagtgttcatttggggtgggatcAAGGAAATTCTTAGGTTACATGATGACCCACCGAGGCATCGAAGTCAACCCTGACCAAATTAAGGCTATACATAGCCTACAaccacctcggaatcccaaagaggtccaaaagctCACCAGTATGATCGTcgctttaaaccgtttcattTCCCGCTCAGCAGACAGATGCAGACCCTTTTTCCTCctattaaacaagtggaagggcTTCAagtggaccgaggagtgtgatTTAGCTTTCCAACAGCTTAAGGATTACATCGCCCGACCACCAAttatgtccagtcctgaggccGACGAGGTGCTATTCGCCTACATTGCAGTGGCCTCTCATACAGTGAGCTTAGTGCTAATCCGAGAAGACAATGGCACGCAACGGCCCgtctattacgtgagcaaaTCACTGCACGAGGCAGAAACACGTTACCTCCCTCTCGAAAAAGCCATCTTGACAATCGTACAAGCCATGcgaaagctcccccactatttccaGGCACACACTGTGGTTGTGCTAACTCAACTTCCGTTGAGATCCATTCTTTGcagcgccgactacacaggCAGAATTGCAAAATGGGGAACGATTCTgggcgccttcgacattaggTACATGCCTTGCACCGCTGTgaaaggtcaggtcctcgccgaTCTGGTAGCCGAATTTGCGGAGCCCACATTAGAAGGAAAGGAAGGGTCAGAATCACTAAGTCCTGATGGGAAACTGATCAGCACAATCTCTCAGCAGGAACACAATTGGTGGAAAGCACACGTCGACAGTGCAGCCAATCAAAGGGGCTCAGGAGTGGGGCTCGTTCTGATCTCCCCCAAGGGGATAACCATCAAAAAATCGCTGAGGCTTGGATTCTCCGCCACGAATAACGAAGTCGAGTATGAGGCACTATTGGAAGGAATGTCAATGATTTCGAAACTAGGTGGAAAATTCGTGAACATGttctcggattcgagactcatCGTGGCACAAGTAAACGGGGAGCTGGAGgcgaaggatgaaagaatgTAAGAGTACTTAGTCCAAGTTAAACGCCTGCAGACCCATTTTTGTCACTTCAATCTATTGCATGTGTCAAGAAGCGGGAACACCCATGCTGATTCTTTTGCAACGctagccacctcctcggctcaacCACTTCCCCGGGTCATTCTCGTAGAAGATCTCTACCGCCTAACGATGACGAGGGCCAATGAAATACGGGTTCACAACGTTAGGGCTGGgcctagttggatggaccctCTAGTGCTGTTCTTAAAGCACGATACTTTACCAGATGATAAGAACGAGGCCGACAAGATTAGAAGGAAGGCCTCACGATTCTAgttgtccgaggactccaaactGTACAGGTGCTCATTCTCAGGGCAGtacttgctgtgtgtgcacccagagGCCACTGAACTCATCCTGGAGGAATTACACGAAGGAATTTATGGAAGTCATACGAGGGGTAGGTCCCTATCCCATAGGGCCATAACGcagggttactggtggccgagcatgcagaaagaggcgcaggaatatgtgaagaagtgcgactAGTGTCAAAGGTTCGCTCCGAATATACACCAGCCTGGCAGAAACCTTAACccgctgtccagcccttggccattcgcacagtGGGGCCTAGACATCCTGGGACCATTTCCCAAAGCGGCAGGGAACAAGAGATTTATTCTCGTCGGCATAGATTATTTCATGAAATGGGTTGAAGCCGAGACGCTAGCGAATATTAGGGACGTTGATGCTAAGcaatttatttggaaaaatatcGTCACTAGATTCGGGATACCTCACACACTGATCTCGGACAACGGCCTCCAGTTTGATAGTAAAGCTTTCAGAAGGTACTGTAGTGAGCTGGGAATTACCAATAAATACTCCACACCAGCTTACCCGCAGGGCAATGGGCAGGCGGAGGCCGTCAACAAAACTATAGTGAACGGGCTGAAAAAGAGATTagacgacgcgaaagggagATGGGTCGAAGAGTTGgcccatgtcttgtggacaTACCGCACCACGCCTCGCAGGTCCACAGgggaaacccccttttcgatgacctatggggccgagGTTGTCATTCCACTGGAGGTAAACTTCCCAACACAAAGGACCACTGCATTCTGCCCCGGTGCCAACAACAGACTTCTGGAAAAAAGCTTGGACCTCATtaaggaaagaagggaaagcgCAATGGTCCAGCTTGCCCACTATCAGCAAAAGTTCAAGCAAGGTTACGATGCCAAGGTGAAGCTGAGGCCCTTGGTGCCTGGGGATCTGGTACTGAGGAAGGTCTTTGGCACTGCAAGAAACCCTGTGTGAGGGAAACTCAGACCAAATTGGGAAGGCCCATATTGTATCACCTCCATAGCCGGCATAGAAGCctactttttggaagatttggatgaacacGTAGTGCCACGCCTTTggactaagtgttaaacagaaccaaagtcctgcctgactcctcggaccacagacttggaggaaattaacctcgaaaccattttcgctaagtgttaaacagaacccaagtactgcctggctcctcggaccacaggcttgggggaaattaaccttgaAGCCATTttcgctaagtgttaaacagaacccaagtactgtctggctcctcagaccacaagcttgggggaaattaaccttgaAGCCAATttcgctaagtgttaaacagaatccaAGTactgcttggctcctcggaacacatgcttaggggaaattaacagtTCTATCAGTttcgctaagtgttaaacagaactcaagtactgcctagctcctcggaccacaggcttgggggaaattaaccttgaAGTCATTttcgctaagtgttaaacagaacccaagtactgcttggctcctcggaccacaggcttaggggaaattaaccttgaAGCCAGTttcgctaagtgttaaacagaacccaagtactgcctggctcctcggaccacaggctttggggaaattaaccttgAAACCAGTttcgctaagtgttaaacagaacccaagtaccgcctggctcctcggaacacatgcttgggggaaattaacagtTCTAGTAGTttcgctaagtgttaaacagaacccaagtactgcctggctcctcgaaccacaggcttgggggaaattaaccttgaAGCCATTTtcactaagtattaaacagaacccaagtactgcttggctcctcggaccacatgcttgggggaaattaacaactctaTCATTTCTCGCTAAGTATTAGATAGAATCCAAGTCCTGCCTGGTCCCTCAGATCACAGGCTTTGAGGAAGTTAACCTGGGAGCAGTTTTACTTAGTCGTTGACTATCATTTTTTACTCATTGATTATCATTTTTTACACATTCACTCTTTCATGCTTGGTTCTCAACAGTTAGTAGCAAAGTAGATATTCATTTATAATGAAAGCAGAAAGATATCAGTGCAACAAAATCTAAAGGAAAATGACATCATTCATTGAAATCCAAAAGTGTTCTTCCACATACATTAACAGTGCAAAATGTAAGGATTAAAGAAAATAGCTACAGATAAAGTCCTACACTACTTTCCTAAATCCTAACCCTGAGTAGGCTCAAGTTGAACATCTCCTGGCTGAGGTCCCGGAATAGCCCCCTTGGCTTGAGCGATAACATCCCTGATTGAGAGACTGTCCTCGGGCGATTTATCCTTCGCGGCCGGTTGTGTCCCCTCAGCCTCGGGCACATGGGAGTTCGAAGTTAGGTCCTTCGAAGGAAGAGGTTCCTCAGGAGTAGCCGAATCCGGAATTTCTCGAATATCTTCCGGGAAAAAGATATTCTCAGCTTTCCGGAGATCGGAGTCCGCTGGAACTGCCGCCCGATCCAAGGCTACACCCCAAGATATAGTGATGTAATCCCTGCATACGGTGGCCACCTCTTTAGTCAGCCTAATCTAGGTGTCCCTAACACCCCGATCATATGAGGCCGACACCGCTTTCTCAACCGCCTCCCTGGCCATGTGAGCCGCCTCCTTGACCTTTGCAAGCTCGACCCTGAGATCTAAGACCGCCTGCTTCTCTGTCACGAGGTTTGCCTCAGACTATTGGAGCTGTTGGCACAGATCCTCAGCCTGCTTGGTGACATTCTTATGTCCGGCCTCGGCGCTCGCGCGAGCCCTCTGCGCCTCCTTCACCTTGCTGCTCAGGCGATCCTTTTCCTGCCTAAGGTCGCCAGCAGCCGTCTCAGTAGCGAGGAGGGACTTAGCCTCATTATGCAGGTCCTCGcgagccttcttggcccactcctcgGCAACgaaaatttgttgagtgacctaCGCAAAAAATAGACACCAAATTAAAAGAGAATGACGAACAAATAGATACTGAATAAGAAAGCTAGATAAGAGAAGTTTTACTTACCATAGCCATGTCCCTCTTTAGCAACATGAAAAGGTCTGGTTGCCGAGTAGCCCGAAGACCCTCCATATCTCGAGGCAAAAGTAGGGGCTGATGTAGGGCCTCGCCCAGGAATGACGCTTGCCCTCGTTGGGACTCCCACAAAGTCGCATCCCAGGAAATTGGGGCGCCGTCCAACTCGAGCCGTGGCGACCATGTCCGCTATTCCCTCCGAATAGCTGCCTCGTCTCGGCTATCAACAGACCTGGTCCTCTTCTCCTTAGGCTCTTTAGTCTCTCTGCCTTTtttctggttcttggccttttcaCGGCCAACCTTGCCCTCCTCCAATTCTTCCACAGGCCTTTTTCGTCTCAAATTGGGCATAGGTTGTAGTGCTGCATCCAATGtgggaggaagaggaggaggagcctTGGAGATAGGCTGTTCCTTTGGGGCATTTTTGGAGGACTGCCCCTTGTTTCTGTTGGAAAGGAGGCCCCTGAGACCAGACCTTGGTTTCAGATCCATTCCCTTTTCCTCGATCTCTTGGCTGGTATCAATTTGTGTAATTACCAAACCAAGATTAGGGACTGCCGAGGCGCGGTCTAAGTCTGAATCAGAGTCCGAGAGCTCTACTGGCCTGGCTGAcacctctccctcctcggcgAAATGGAACCGATCTATCTGATCTTCCAAGGACAAGTGCGAGGAACCAGCTTCTTCCCTTGGGACAACTGCTGCGGGAAGAACGCGCTGAGCAGGCAGCCGGACAGGAGGTAGGTCTCTCGAAGCGAGAAATCCTGGTATGGAAACGTCAATGCGTGCTAACCTTGGACTACCGGCCCTGATGGCTTGACCAGCGTCTACTACGGATCGCGAGAGAGGCACGTAGTCCAAAATCAGAGGAGCGAACCGCAGTTGCCCGTCCGCGTTCACGTAAATCTCAGATCTTAGAAGAAAATTGAGTGCCGGGACGTTAACCAAGCTTAGCCGAGGAGACGTTCGCTCCTTGTCTGCAAAGCCCAAAGAAAAGGGGTacgttagtccgaggaggcaaataaacaaaaccagaactgaaaaaggaaaagaaagctcaaaacTAAGGTCCCCTTTAGGGGATCTAATTCTACGATGCCCCACCTGGTGTTCCTGCCCTGACTGGACAGTGAATACCGTCGTGCCATGGTCCGAAGACGATCAaaaggtcgtccttcaagcttttgttggacttgggaaggcaggatatcaacctcacctcGTTGGACCTGGACTTTAGGTAATATGAGTCGCCGAGGGTATGGCATTCATatagatgaaccacgtcgtgccacgaaaggccgaggttcatctgatcgttcaAGGCATCTATGCACCCAGGATCCGGAACATGTTCGCGGCGCACTGGtggggggccaacctatgaccacgcaaataatccctagttatcctcccTATTGGgatcgtcattcctccttccacgaaggctatcattggaatggcGACCTGCCCCGTCTTTCTCTTGATGAAAATTTCCTCCAAATGGCAATACTCTAGACCAACTTCCGGCGGAATACGGTACTTCGCCCTAAAGCCTTCCATACCAGCCGGAGAGTCTACCATTTTCTTAAGCTTACCCATCCCCCTAATCCTAGGCAATGCAAAGATGATTTACTTAAGGAAGAACGCTGGGAAAGGCAACGGAAAAGAAATGTGCACTTACGGGTGAGGAACTTGTCAGAAATCTTCAAAGGGATGACTGCGAAGGCTTGAACACTTTGAAAGGGAAGGTACTGGAGTGCTCTGAGTGCTTGAGTGCTTGTCCAAAAAATGGGGAGGAAATGCctttaaaaatcttatataTCTGGGAGAAGCTAGACAGACATACTCCCGCCTAGAGAAATGGAAATGATATCAACCGTTGATCTGGCACCCAACCGTCGGATTGAAAAGATATAAAACCGCTAAAAGCAATAATTAGCACCTCATGGCTCATTAAACGCCTtcagcattaatgaggcacgtgggAAGCATATCTTCGCACGGGTGAAGCAGGAATCCACAATAAATAATCCTACGAatgtcaaaatcccgcctttcctcctcggacgagagagaaagagccggaattttgaggggctattgtaggggtaaa contains these protein-coding regions:
- the LOC126719755 gene encoding uncharacterized protein LOC126719755, which gives rise to MREGETLKAYSDRYWEMYNEIEGNYDDVAISTFKRGLPTEHGLRKSLTGKPVTSMRQLMDRIDKYKRVEEDQQMGKGIAKVVPQEMRDFRSDRFNSSNRPRRDYAEQSGSTGAQAVHAVFREPLHKILEKVKYEPFFQWPSRMAGDPSKRNQNLYCAYHQEPGHLTDDCRNLKNHLDQLVREGKLRHLLHHPVGWQEQSNNETRQNVLRSSIGTINVILAAPGRTGSNPFRVISVGRLPSEADDRESKRARASPTPLIGFSDEDKLGTLQPHDDALVVTLRIGGYDVKRVLVDQGSVVEIMYPDLYKGLNLKPEDLSAYDSPLVSFEGKTVTSKGMIRLPVQIDSNVVEVNFIVVDAYSPYTAIVARPWLHALGAVPSTLHQKVKYPSGGQVKEIIGNQAMARQCMMSAISRRPNSEPSTSAENGL